The following are encoded in a window of Conger conger chromosome 19, fConCon1.1, whole genome shotgun sequence genomic DNA:
- the LOC133119384 gene encoding zinc finger protein AEBP2-like isoform X1, producing MAATTTDSTETESPAQSIQNGAPLSEDVTEETAERTPKQEPGETEAMQMDELDGQRGEEDGDVKPLVPETVAATGENEDDEDETGCEVEGSPMHRSPASGSDAGDCPEKEPKREPMETSSGDSVKPSKDNDGTEKNCGGGGDTIMGRVGVEMSLLDGEPLSRVDSEDSISSTLMDMESTVSSGRSTPAMMNGHASAASSSTKRVAYACCWDQCLACFQSSPDLAEHIRGLHVDGQRGGVFVCLWKGCKVYNTPSTSQSWLQRHMLSHSGDKPFKCVVGGCNATFASQGGLARHVPTHFSQQNSSKLSSQPRVKEESPSKAGLNKRRKLKNKRRRSLPRPHDFFDAQTMDAIRHRAICLNLATHIDSQGNGHSVVFHSTVIARRKEDSGKVKVLLHWTPEDILPDVWVNEADRPQLKTKVVHLSKLPQDTAVLLNPNIYRMFF from the exons atggctgccacTACAACCGACAGTACCGAAACCGAGAGCCCGGCACAAAGCATTCAGAACGGCGCGCCGCTATCGGAGGATGTCACGGAGGAAACGGCCGAGCGAACCCCGAAACAGGAGCCGGGAGAAACGGAGGCGATGCAGATGGATGAACTGGACGGCCAACGCGGCGAAGAGGACGGGGACGTGAAGCCTCTTGTTCCCGAAACCGTGGCAGCAACAGGGGAGAACGAGGATGATGAAGACGAGACGGGCTGCGAGGTCGAGGGGAGCCCGATGCACCGCAGCCCGGCGAGCGGTAGCGACGCCGGAGATTGCCCGGAGAAGGAGCCGAAGCGAGAACCAATGGAGACATCGTCCGGTGACTCCGTCAAGCCGAGCAAAGACAACGATGGCACGGAGAAAAACTGCGGCGGGGGTGGCGACACCATCATGGGACGAGTCGGTGTGGAGATGTCATTGCTGGATGGGGAACCCCTCAGCCGCGTGGACTCGGAAGACAg TATCAGCAGCACGCTGATGGACATGGAGAGCACGGTGTCGAGCGGTCGCTCCACGCCCGCCATGATGAACGGCCACGCCAGCGCCGCGTCCTCCTCCACCAAGCGCGTGGCCTACGCCTGCTGCTGGGACCAGTGCCTGGCCTGCTTCCAGTCCAGCCCCGACCTGGCCGAGCACATCCGGGGTCTGCACGTGGACGGCCAGCGCGGGGGG gtgtttgtgtgtctgtggaaagGCTGTAAGGTGTACAACACACCGTCCACCAGTCAGAgctggctccagagacacatGCTGTCGCACAGCGGAGACAAGCCATTCAAG TGTGTGGTGGGCGGCTGCAACGCCACCTTCGCCTCCCAGGGGGGGCTGGCGCGCCATGTGCCCACGCACTTCAGCCAGCAGAACTCCTCCAAGCTCTCCAGCCAGCCGCGCGTGAAGGAGGAGTCGCCCTCCAAGGCGGGCCTGAACAAGAGGAGGAAGCTCAAGAACAAGCGCCGTCGCTCCCTGC ctcgCCCACATGACTTCTTCGACGCTCAGACGATGGATGCCATCAGGCACCGGGCCATCTGCCTCAACCTGGCCACACACATCGACAGCCAGGGCAACGGTCACAGCGTGGTCTTCCACAGCACG GTAATTGCGAGGCGAAAGGAGGATTCTGGGAAGGTGAAGGTCCTCCTGCACTGGACTCCAGAGGACAT ATTGCCGGACGTCTGGGTGAACGAGGCGGACCGGCCACAGCTGAAGACCAAGGTGGTGCACCTGTCCAAGCTGCCCCAGGACACCGCCGTGCTGCTCAACCCCAACATATACCG GATGTTTTTTTAG
- the LOC133119384 gene encoding zinc finger protein AEBP2-like isoform X2, protein MAATTTDSTETESPAQSIQNGAPLSEDVTEETAERTPKQEPGETEAMQMDELDGQRGEEDGDVKPLVPETVAATGENEDDEDETGCEVEGSPMHRSPASGSDAGDCPEKEPKREPMETSSGDSVKPSKDNDGTEKNCGGGGDTIMGRVGVEMSLLDGEPLSRVDSEDSISSTLMDMESTVSSGRSTPAMMNGHASAASSSTKRVAYACCWDQCLACFQSSPDLAEHIRGLHVDGQRGGVFVCLWKGCKVYNTPSTSQSWLQRHMLSHSGDKPFKCVVGGCNATFASQGGLARHVPTHFSQQNSSKLSSQPRVKEESPSKAGLNKRRKLKNKRRRSLPRPHDFFDAQTMDAIRHRAICLNLATHIDSQGNGHSVVFHSTVIARRKEDSGKVKVLLHWTPEDILPDVWVNEADRPQLKTKVVHLSKLPQDTAVLLNPNIYR, encoded by the exons atggctgccacTACAACCGACAGTACCGAAACCGAGAGCCCGGCACAAAGCATTCAGAACGGCGCGCCGCTATCGGAGGATGTCACGGAGGAAACGGCCGAGCGAACCCCGAAACAGGAGCCGGGAGAAACGGAGGCGATGCAGATGGATGAACTGGACGGCCAACGCGGCGAAGAGGACGGGGACGTGAAGCCTCTTGTTCCCGAAACCGTGGCAGCAACAGGGGAGAACGAGGATGATGAAGACGAGACGGGCTGCGAGGTCGAGGGGAGCCCGATGCACCGCAGCCCGGCGAGCGGTAGCGACGCCGGAGATTGCCCGGAGAAGGAGCCGAAGCGAGAACCAATGGAGACATCGTCCGGTGACTCCGTCAAGCCGAGCAAAGACAACGATGGCACGGAGAAAAACTGCGGCGGGGGTGGCGACACCATCATGGGACGAGTCGGTGTGGAGATGTCATTGCTGGATGGGGAACCCCTCAGCCGCGTGGACTCGGAAGACAg TATCAGCAGCACGCTGATGGACATGGAGAGCACGGTGTCGAGCGGTCGCTCCACGCCCGCCATGATGAACGGCCACGCCAGCGCCGCGTCCTCCTCCACCAAGCGCGTGGCCTACGCCTGCTGCTGGGACCAGTGCCTGGCCTGCTTCCAGTCCAGCCCCGACCTGGCCGAGCACATCCGGGGTCTGCACGTGGACGGCCAGCGCGGGGGG gtgtttgtgtgtctgtggaaagGCTGTAAGGTGTACAACACACCGTCCACCAGTCAGAgctggctccagagacacatGCTGTCGCACAGCGGAGACAAGCCATTCAAG TGTGTGGTGGGCGGCTGCAACGCCACCTTCGCCTCCCAGGGGGGGCTGGCGCGCCATGTGCCCACGCACTTCAGCCAGCAGAACTCCTCCAAGCTCTCCAGCCAGCCGCGCGTGAAGGAGGAGTCGCCCTCCAAGGCGGGCCTGAACAAGAGGAGGAAGCTCAAGAACAAGCGCCGTCGCTCCCTGC ctcgCCCACATGACTTCTTCGACGCTCAGACGATGGATGCCATCAGGCACCGGGCCATCTGCCTCAACCTGGCCACACACATCGACAGCCAGGGCAACGGTCACAGCGTGGTCTTCCACAGCACG GTAATTGCGAGGCGAAAGGAGGATTCTGGGAAGGTGAAGGTCCTCCTGCACTGGACTCCAGAGGACAT ATTGCCGGACGTCTGGGTGAACGAGGCGGACCGGCCACAGCTGAAGACCAAGGTGGTGCACCTGTCCAAGCTGCCCCAGGACACCGCCGTGCTGCTCAACCCCAACATATACCGGTGA